A portion of the Poecile atricapillus isolate bPoeAtr1 chromosome 7, bPoeAtr1.hap1, whole genome shotgun sequence genome contains these proteins:
- the TACSTD2 gene encoding tumor-associated calcium signal transducer 2 — protein MEPLFGVVLGLILAVASPAHDSCTCATNKWAVCAQDSHGNCTCRLAGSDHPVDCSTLTSKCFLMKAEMIPPKEKRLWRPPHGVSDSDGVYNPDCEDSGVFKARQCNQSSTCWCVNTAGVRRTEKGGRSLSCSELVRTRWIYIELTHKRSSKAFNAPDVEKALTQLLENRYKLHPKYIAAIKYDPPLIQIRLDQNKKPSWDVDIADVAYYFEKDVNNDSVFHSNSKLTVSVNGDALAIEKLWIYYVDEKPPEFCMRQLAAGISAVVTVVLLTAGIGIAVLLILRWLRTRTYKKFECKEMREIKPPSLEMP, from the coding sequence ATGGAGCCTCTTTTTGGGGTTGTGCTGGGTTTGATTCTGGCAGTCGCTTCACCAGCTCACGACAGCTGTACCTGCGCAACCAACAAGTGGGCAGTGTGTGCCCAGGACAGCCACGGGAACTGCACCTGCAGGCTGGCAGGTTCAGATCACCCTGTAGACTGCTCAACCCTGACTTCTAAATGCTTCCTGATGAAGGCAGAAATGATCCCCCCGAAGGAGAAGCGCCTCTGGAGACCTCCCCACGGGGTGTCAGACAGTGATGGCGTTTACAACCCCGACTGCGAGGACAGTGGTGTCTTTAAAGCCAGGCAGTGCAACCAGTCCAGCACCTGCTGGTGCGTGAACACTGCGGGCGTGCGGAGAACCGAGAAGGGAGGCAGGAGCCTGAGCTGCAGCGAGCTGGTGCGGACAAGGTGGATCTACATTGAGCTGACACACAAGAGAAGCTCCAAAGCCTTCAATGCTCCTGATGTGGAAAAAGCCCTGACACAGCTGCTGGAGAACAGGTACAAGCTGCACCCCAAGTACATCGCAGCCATCAAGTACGACCCTCCACTCATCCAAATCCGCCTGGACCAGAACAAGAAACCCAGCTGGGATGTAGATATAGCTGATGTGGCCTATTACTTTGAAAAAGATGTGAACAATGACTCCGTGTTTCATTCCAACAGTAAATTAACTGTCTCGGTCAATGGAGATGCTCTGGCTATTGAAAAGCTCTGGATTTACTATGTGGATGAAAAGCCCCCAGAGTTCTGCATGAGGCAGCTGGCAGCTGGCATTAGTGCTGTGGTCACCGTGGTGCTCCTCACCGCTGGCATTGGCATTGCCGTGCTGCTCATCCTCAGGTGGCTGCGCACAAGGACATATAAGAAATTTGAGTGTAAAGAAATGAGGGAAATTAAACCCCCAAGCTTAGAAATGCCCTGA
- the MYSM1 gene encoding deubiquitinase MYSM1 isoform X2: MAAAEEPEVDIEGDPAAAPGDHENTASSLLQDHYLDSSWRTGNSLPWTLDSSISEENRAVIEKMLLEEEYYLSNKSLSEKIWLNQKEVEKRSMKSPHKKTGKVMVRSPTKSPGCSLKWTPEEKELFEQGLVKFGRRWTKIAKLIGTRTVLQVKSYARQYFRNKAKNGDSEKEEQSQCGSSLPMEDGIKVEAGVLRGRADPNLNAVKIEKLSDDEEVDITDDMDELLTPAFQQETGKSELSGVPKSPVEKTKAVEQSFSSAGHSSATALPKEDAQHTRPETVDALVFPAVAATCSQHLNGDKSVNLDYQQYNNFVEKADQGGPVTCHGTAQGTDQELREEPSDLSDNGLLFPSLCQVDEDHQEEAEELKPPEKEVEVDRSIILEEEKQAIPEFFEGRQAKTPERYLKIRNYILDQWERCKPKYLNKTSVRPGLKNCGDVNCIGRIHTYLELIGAINFGCEQAVYNRPQPADRSRCREGKDTVEAYQLAQRLQSMRTRRRRVRDPWGNWCDAKDLEGQTFEHLSAEELARRREEEKLKPAKSSKGSRQIKSSFDPFQLIPCCLFTEEKQEPFQVKVSSEALLIMDLHSHVSLAEVIGLLGGRYSEANKIVEVCAAEPCNSLSTGLQCEMDPVSQTQASESLAARGFQVIGWYHSHPAFEPNPSIRDIDTQAKYQSYFSRGGAMFIGMIISPYNRNNPLPYSQITCLVISEEISSDGSYRLPYKFEMEQMLEEPQWELIFEKTRWIIEKYRFCHSVPMDKIFHRDSDLTCLQKLLECMRKTLGKVTNCLIAEEFLTQIENLFLSTYKSEKNAEGSENECSHKLPV; encoded by the exons ATGGCGGCGGCGGAGGAGCCCGAGGTGGACATCGAGGGGGACCCTGCGGCCGCGCCGGG AGATCATGAAAACACAGCATCAAGCCTGCTGCAGGATCACTATCTCGATTCATCTTGGAGAACTGGGAACAGTCtt CCCTGGACACTGGACAGCAGCATTAGTGAAGAAAACAGGGCTGTCATTGAGAAGATGTTGCTGGAAGAAGA ATATTATTTATCTAATAAATCGCTTTCTGAAAAAATATGGCTCAACCAAAAGGAAGTAGAGAAAAGATCTATGAAAAG CCCACAtaagaaaactggaaaagtCAT GGTGCGTTCACCTACAAAATCACCTGGCTGCTCCTTGAAGTGGACACCAGAGGAAAAAGAGCTGTTTGAACAAGGACTG GTGAAATTTGGCCGCAGGTGGACGAAAATTGCCAAATTGATCGGCACTCGAACTGTTCTGCAGGTTAAGAGCTATGCTCGCCAGTACTTCAGGAACAAG GCAAAAAATGGtgattcagaaaaagaagagcaaagtcAGTGTGGGAGCAGCCTTCCCATGGAAGATGGGATAAAGGTGGAAGCTGGAGTCTTGAGAGGCCGTGCAGACCCCAACCTGAACGCAGTAAAAATCGAAAAGCTGTCAGATGATGAGGAAGTGGACATAACTGATGACATGGATGAACTACTCACTCCTGCCTTTCAgcaagaaacaggaaaatctgAATTATCTGGTGTCCCAAAAAGTCCAgttgaaaaaacaaaagcagtggAACAAAGTTTTTCATCTGCTGGCCACAGTTCTGCAACTGCTTTGCCTAAAGAAGATGCTCAGCACACCAGGCCAGAGACAGTGGATGCACTGGTATTTCCTGCTGTGGCAGCAACGTGTTCCCAGCACCTGAATGGGGATAAATCTGTGAATTTGGATTACCAGCAGTACAATAATTTTGTTGAGAAAGCTGATCAAGGTGGACCAGTCACATGTCATGGGACTGCACAAGGAACCGATCAGGAGCTCCGTGAGGAACCAAGTGACCTGTCTGATAATGGattgctttttccttctctctgccaAGTGGATGAAGATCATCAAGAGGAAGCAGAGGAGCTGAAGCCACCTGAAAAAGAAGTGGAGGTTGACAGAAGCATCAttctagaagaagaaaagcaggcTATTCCCGAATTCTTTGAAGGGCGCCAGGCCAAAACACCAGAGCGTTATTTGAAAATCAGGAATTACATTTTGGATCAGTG GGAGAGATGTAAACCCAAATACCTGAACAAGACCTCAGTGCGCCCAGGTCTGAAGAACTGCGGGGACGTCAACTGCATCGGGCGGATCCACACGTACCTGGAGCTGATAGGAGCAATCAACTTTGGCTGTG AACAGGCCGTGTACAACCGCCCCCAGCCCGCCGACCGGAGCCGCTGCAGGGAGGGCAAGGACACGGTGGAAGCCTATCAGCTGGCCCAGCGCCTGCAGTCCATG CGCACAAGAAGACGGCGAGTGCGGGACCCTTGGGGAAACTGGTGTGATGCAAAGGATTTGGAAGGACAGACATTTGAG CATCTCTCAGCTGAAGAATTAGCaagaaggagagaggaagaaaaactgaaacCTGCAAAATCTTCTAAGGGTTCAAGACAAATCAAAAG TTCCTTTGATCCCTTTCAGCTGATACCATGCTGTTTGTTCACGGAAGAAAAGCAG GAACCCTTTCAGGTGAAAGTGTCTTCCGAAGCACTTTTAATAATGGATTTG CACTCTCACGTGTCGCTGGCAGAAGTGATTGGGCTGCTTGGTGGAAGGTACTCTGAAGCCAATAAAATTGTGGAA GTGTGTGCAGCAGAGCCATGCAACAGCCTGAGCACGGGCCTGCAGTGCGAGATGGACCCGGTGTCCCAGACCCAGGCCTCGGAGTCGCTGGCAGCCAGGGGCTTCCAGGTGATCGGCTGGTACCACTCGCACCCCGCCTTCGAGCCCAACCCCTCCATCCGCGACATCGACACCCAGGCTAAGTACCAG aGCTATTTCTCCAGGGGTGGTGCCATGTTCATCGGGATGATCATAAGCCCTTACAACAGGAATAATCCTCTTCCCTATTCTCAGATCACCTGTCTGGTCATTAGTGAAGAGATCAGTTCTGACGGTTCCTATC GCCTGCCCTACAAATTTGAAATGGAACAGATGTTGGAGGAGCCTCAGTGGgaattaatatttgaaaaaacaaGGTGGATAATagagaaatacagattttgcCACAG tgtccccatggATAAAATTTTTCACAGAGATTCTGACCTGACTTGTTTGCAGAAA CTTTTGGAGTGCATGAGGAAGACTTTGGGCAAGGTAACAAACTGCCTCATTGCTGAAGAGTTCTTGACTCAGATAGAAAACTTATTCCTTTCCACATACAAGAgtgaaaaaaatgctgaaggaagTGAGAATGAATGTTCACACAAATTGCCAGTGTGA
- the MYSM1 gene encoding deubiquitinase MYSM1 isoform X1 — protein MAAAEEPEVDIEGDPAAAPGDHENTASSLLQDHYLDSSWRTGNSLPWTLDSSISEENRAVIEKMLLEEEYYLSNKSLSEKIWLNQKEVEKRSMKSPHKKTGKVMVRSPTKSPGCSLKWTPEEKELFEQGLVKFGRRWTKIAKLIGTRTVLQVKSYARQYFRNKAKNGDSEKEEQSQCGSSLPMEDGIKVEAGVLRGRADPNLNAVKIEKLSDDEEVDITDDMDELLTPAFQQETGKSELSGVPKSPVEKTKAVEQSFSSAGHSSATALPKEDAQHTRPETVDALVFPAVAATCSQHLNGDKSVNLDYQQYNNFVEKADQGGPVTCHGTAQGTDQELREEPSDLSDNGLLFPSLCQVDEDHQEEAEELKPPEKEVEVDRSIILEEEKQAIPEFFEGRQAKTPERYLKIRNYILDQWERCKPKYLNKTSVRPGLKNCGDVNCIGRIHTYLELIGAINFGCEQAVYNRPQPADRSRCREGKDTVEAYQLAQRLQSMRTRRRRVRDPWGNWCDAKDLEGQTFEHLSAEELARRREEEKLKPAKSSKGSRQIKSSFDPFQLIPCCLFTEEKQEPFQVKVSSEALLIMDLHSHVSLAEVIGLLGGRYSEANKIVEVCAAEPCNSLSTGLQCEMDPVSQTQASESLAARGFQVIGWYHSHPAFEPNPSIRDIDTQAKYQSYFSRGGAMFIGMIISPYNRNNPLPYSQITCLVISEEISSDGSYRLPYKFEMEQMLEEPQWELIFEKTRWIIEKYRFCHSSVPMDKIFHRDSDLTCLQKLLECMRKTLGKVTNCLIAEEFLTQIENLFLSTYKSEKNAEGSENECSHKLPV, from the exons ATGGCGGCGGCGGAGGAGCCCGAGGTGGACATCGAGGGGGACCCTGCGGCCGCGCCGGG AGATCATGAAAACACAGCATCAAGCCTGCTGCAGGATCACTATCTCGATTCATCTTGGAGAACTGGGAACAGTCtt CCCTGGACACTGGACAGCAGCATTAGTGAAGAAAACAGGGCTGTCATTGAGAAGATGTTGCTGGAAGAAGA ATATTATTTATCTAATAAATCGCTTTCTGAAAAAATATGGCTCAACCAAAAGGAAGTAGAGAAAAGATCTATGAAAAG CCCACAtaagaaaactggaaaagtCAT GGTGCGTTCACCTACAAAATCACCTGGCTGCTCCTTGAAGTGGACACCAGAGGAAAAAGAGCTGTTTGAACAAGGACTG GTGAAATTTGGCCGCAGGTGGACGAAAATTGCCAAATTGATCGGCACTCGAACTGTTCTGCAGGTTAAGAGCTATGCTCGCCAGTACTTCAGGAACAAG GCAAAAAATGGtgattcagaaaaagaagagcaaagtcAGTGTGGGAGCAGCCTTCCCATGGAAGATGGGATAAAGGTGGAAGCTGGAGTCTTGAGAGGCCGTGCAGACCCCAACCTGAACGCAGTAAAAATCGAAAAGCTGTCAGATGATGAGGAAGTGGACATAACTGATGACATGGATGAACTACTCACTCCTGCCTTTCAgcaagaaacaggaaaatctgAATTATCTGGTGTCCCAAAAAGTCCAgttgaaaaaacaaaagcagtggAACAAAGTTTTTCATCTGCTGGCCACAGTTCTGCAACTGCTTTGCCTAAAGAAGATGCTCAGCACACCAGGCCAGAGACAGTGGATGCACTGGTATTTCCTGCTGTGGCAGCAACGTGTTCCCAGCACCTGAATGGGGATAAATCTGTGAATTTGGATTACCAGCAGTACAATAATTTTGTTGAGAAAGCTGATCAAGGTGGACCAGTCACATGTCATGGGACTGCACAAGGAACCGATCAGGAGCTCCGTGAGGAACCAAGTGACCTGTCTGATAATGGattgctttttccttctctctgccaAGTGGATGAAGATCATCAAGAGGAAGCAGAGGAGCTGAAGCCACCTGAAAAAGAAGTGGAGGTTGACAGAAGCATCAttctagaagaagaaaagcaggcTATTCCCGAATTCTTTGAAGGGCGCCAGGCCAAAACACCAGAGCGTTATTTGAAAATCAGGAATTACATTTTGGATCAGTG GGAGAGATGTAAACCCAAATACCTGAACAAGACCTCAGTGCGCCCAGGTCTGAAGAACTGCGGGGACGTCAACTGCATCGGGCGGATCCACACGTACCTGGAGCTGATAGGAGCAATCAACTTTGGCTGTG AACAGGCCGTGTACAACCGCCCCCAGCCCGCCGACCGGAGCCGCTGCAGGGAGGGCAAGGACACGGTGGAAGCCTATCAGCTGGCCCAGCGCCTGCAGTCCATG CGCACAAGAAGACGGCGAGTGCGGGACCCTTGGGGAAACTGGTGTGATGCAAAGGATTTGGAAGGACAGACATTTGAG CATCTCTCAGCTGAAGAATTAGCaagaaggagagaggaagaaaaactgaaacCTGCAAAATCTTCTAAGGGTTCAAGACAAATCAAAAG TTCCTTTGATCCCTTTCAGCTGATACCATGCTGTTTGTTCACGGAAGAAAAGCAG GAACCCTTTCAGGTGAAAGTGTCTTCCGAAGCACTTTTAATAATGGATTTG CACTCTCACGTGTCGCTGGCAGAAGTGATTGGGCTGCTTGGTGGAAGGTACTCTGAAGCCAATAAAATTGTGGAA GTGTGTGCAGCAGAGCCATGCAACAGCCTGAGCACGGGCCTGCAGTGCGAGATGGACCCGGTGTCCCAGACCCAGGCCTCGGAGTCGCTGGCAGCCAGGGGCTTCCAGGTGATCGGCTGGTACCACTCGCACCCCGCCTTCGAGCCCAACCCCTCCATCCGCGACATCGACACCCAGGCTAAGTACCAG aGCTATTTCTCCAGGGGTGGTGCCATGTTCATCGGGATGATCATAAGCCCTTACAACAGGAATAATCCTCTTCCCTATTCTCAGATCACCTGTCTGGTCATTAGTGAAGAGATCAGTTCTGACGGTTCCTATC GCCTGCCCTACAAATTTGAAATGGAACAGATGTTGGAGGAGCCTCAGTGGgaattaatatttgaaaaaacaaGGTGGATAATagagaaatacagattttgcCACAG cagtgtccccatggATAAAATTTTTCACAGAGATTCTGACCTGACTTGTTTGCAGAAA CTTTTGGAGTGCATGAGGAAGACTTTGGGCAAGGTAACAAACTGCCTCATTGCTGAAGAGTTCTTGACTCAGATAGAAAACTTATTCCTTTCCACATACAAGAgtgaaaaaaatgctgaaggaagTGAGAATGAATGTTCACACAAATTGCCAGTGTGA
- the MYSM1 gene encoding deubiquitinase MYSM1 isoform X3 yields MAAAEEPEVDIEGDPAAAPGDHENTASSLLQDHYLDSSWRTGNSLPWTLDSSISEENRAVIEKMLLEEEYYLSNKSLSEKIWLNQKEVEKRSMKSPHKKTGKVMVRSPTKSPGCSLKWTPEEKELFEQGLVKFGRRWTKIAKLIGTRTVLQVKSYARQYFRNKAKNGDSEKEEQSQCGSSLPMEDGIKVEAGVLRGRADPNLNAVKIEKLSDDEEVDITDDMDELLTPAFQQETGKSELSGVPKSPVEKTKAVEQSFSSAGHSSATALPKEDAQHTRPETVDALVFPAVAATCSQHLNGDKSVNLDYQQYNNFVEKADQGGPVTCHGTAQGTDQELREEPSDLSDNGLLFPSLCQVDEDHQEEAEELKPPEKEVEVDRSIILEEEKQAIPEFFEGRQAKTPERYLKIRNYILDQWERCKPKYLNKTSVRPGLKNCGDVNCIGRIHTYLELIGAINFGCEQAVYNRPQPADRSRCREGKDTVEAYQLAQRLQSMRTRRRRVRDPWGNWCDAKDLEGQTFEHLSAEELARRREEEKLKPAKSSKGSRQIKSSFDPFQLIPCCLFTEEKQEPFQVKVSSEALLIMDLHSHVSLAEVIGLLGGRYSEANKIVEVCAAEPCNSLSTGLQCEMDPVSQTQASESLAARGFQVIGWYHSHPAFEPNPSIRDIDTQAKYQITCLVISEEISSDGSYRLPYKFEMEQMLEEPQWELIFEKTRWIIEKYRFCHSSVPMDKIFHRDSDLTCLQKLLECMRKTLGKVTNCLIAEEFLTQIENLFLSTYKSEKNAEGSENECSHKLPV; encoded by the exons ATGGCGGCGGCGGAGGAGCCCGAGGTGGACATCGAGGGGGACCCTGCGGCCGCGCCGGG AGATCATGAAAACACAGCATCAAGCCTGCTGCAGGATCACTATCTCGATTCATCTTGGAGAACTGGGAACAGTCtt CCCTGGACACTGGACAGCAGCATTAGTGAAGAAAACAGGGCTGTCATTGAGAAGATGTTGCTGGAAGAAGA ATATTATTTATCTAATAAATCGCTTTCTGAAAAAATATGGCTCAACCAAAAGGAAGTAGAGAAAAGATCTATGAAAAG CCCACAtaagaaaactggaaaagtCAT GGTGCGTTCACCTACAAAATCACCTGGCTGCTCCTTGAAGTGGACACCAGAGGAAAAAGAGCTGTTTGAACAAGGACTG GTGAAATTTGGCCGCAGGTGGACGAAAATTGCCAAATTGATCGGCACTCGAACTGTTCTGCAGGTTAAGAGCTATGCTCGCCAGTACTTCAGGAACAAG GCAAAAAATGGtgattcagaaaaagaagagcaaagtcAGTGTGGGAGCAGCCTTCCCATGGAAGATGGGATAAAGGTGGAAGCTGGAGTCTTGAGAGGCCGTGCAGACCCCAACCTGAACGCAGTAAAAATCGAAAAGCTGTCAGATGATGAGGAAGTGGACATAACTGATGACATGGATGAACTACTCACTCCTGCCTTTCAgcaagaaacaggaaaatctgAATTATCTGGTGTCCCAAAAAGTCCAgttgaaaaaacaaaagcagtggAACAAAGTTTTTCATCTGCTGGCCACAGTTCTGCAACTGCTTTGCCTAAAGAAGATGCTCAGCACACCAGGCCAGAGACAGTGGATGCACTGGTATTTCCTGCTGTGGCAGCAACGTGTTCCCAGCACCTGAATGGGGATAAATCTGTGAATTTGGATTACCAGCAGTACAATAATTTTGTTGAGAAAGCTGATCAAGGTGGACCAGTCACATGTCATGGGACTGCACAAGGAACCGATCAGGAGCTCCGTGAGGAACCAAGTGACCTGTCTGATAATGGattgctttttccttctctctgccaAGTGGATGAAGATCATCAAGAGGAAGCAGAGGAGCTGAAGCCACCTGAAAAAGAAGTGGAGGTTGACAGAAGCATCAttctagaagaagaaaagcaggcTATTCCCGAATTCTTTGAAGGGCGCCAGGCCAAAACACCAGAGCGTTATTTGAAAATCAGGAATTACATTTTGGATCAGTG GGAGAGATGTAAACCCAAATACCTGAACAAGACCTCAGTGCGCCCAGGTCTGAAGAACTGCGGGGACGTCAACTGCATCGGGCGGATCCACACGTACCTGGAGCTGATAGGAGCAATCAACTTTGGCTGTG AACAGGCCGTGTACAACCGCCCCCAGCCCGCCGACCGGAGCCGCTGCAGGGAGGGCAAGGACACGGTGGAAGCCTATCAGCTGGCCCAGCGCCTGCAGTCCATG CGCACAAGAAGACGGCGAGTGCGGGACCCTTGGGGAAACTGGTGTGATGCAAAGGATTTGGAAGGACAGACATTTGAG CATCTCTCAGCTGAAGAATTAGCaagaaggagagaggaagaaaaactgaaacCTGCAAAATCTTCTAAGGGTTCAAGACAAATCAAAAG TTCCTTTGATCCCTTTCAGCTGATACCATGCTGTTTGTTCACGGAAGAAAAGCAG GAACCCTTTCAGGTGAAAGTGTCTTCCGAAGCACTTTTAATAATGGATTTG CACTCTCACGTGTCGCTGGCAGAAGTGATTGGGCTGCTTGGTGGAAGGTACTCTGAAGCCAATAAAATTGTGGAA GTGTGTGCAGCAGAGCCATGCAACAGCCTGAGCACGGGCCTGCAGTGCGAGATGGACCCGGTGTCCCAGACCCAGGCCTCGGAGTCGCTGGCAGCCAGGGGCTTCCAGGTGATCGGCTGGTACCACTCGCACCCCGCCTTCGAGCCCAACCCCTCCATCCGCGACATCGACACCCAGGCTAAGTACCAG ATCACCTGTCTGGTCATTAGTGAAGAGATCAGTTCTGACGGTTCCTATC GCCTGCCCTACAAATTTGAAATGGAACAGATGTTGGAGGAGCCTCAGTGGgaattaatatttgaaaaaacaaGGTGGATAATagagaaatacagattttgcCACAG cagtgtccccatggATAAAATTTTTCACAGAGATTCTGACCTGACTTGTTTGCAGAAA CTTTTGGAGTGCATGAGGAAGACTTTGGGCAAGGTAACAAACTGCCTCATTGCTGAAGAGTTCTTGACTCAGATAGAAAACTTATTCCTTTCCACATACAAGAgtgaaaaaaatgctgaaggaagTGAGAATGAATGTTCACACAAATTGCCAGTGTGA
- the LOC131581284 gene encoding CARD- and ANK-domain containing inflammasome adapter protein-like, which produces MHSSSLFTNPYAIEVIRTKKEELVQGINDPDQLLHWLIENGIFTPEKKLVLSFYRTRTAKNSRVLDMLISQGERACRLFFYPCLKQVEPKLYSEIRKYVSEVNESIGDARRRLVGYLLEKDKVWFANSSKQHQGKKDRSGGQKYRGAIKKKGKVTPLSRATKPRKDPAAVHIFAAVAKGFLPELEKTLKESDLNVLNHSNETLLHVAAAHGHLSIMEYLLSRGARTGVKDGKGRTALHRAAEKGHGGAVQVLLRGGASMHAVDMEGKTPLHWAAENNHSHILKMLLKEEARSCRNQHNFLHMAALRDETTLAKMLLEAGASTEGKDERGQSALNYAVSQGSENTAKVLLEAGATVDSSTVERAFNSNHPSIFEILLEYSKDLPADIMESALFRAVQKNLHSVVAALIDRGTDINAHNKMHFTPLLLACEMGKAESAEVLIEKGANLGIRTPAADTALHLAVQAGAASIAGLLLSKGMDTNLRNRAEETPLHAAALQNNRALVGLLVNAGARINAVTKDFATPLHMASQRGHADVARQLLHHKAHVNAQDKQAKSPLHLAAEQGHKTLAEMLLKARADPNTQDKEKKTPLHAAALRGHLSIVEVLLANKGRAGAKDMDGCTPLHYATMKGNTDIVKALLASRKNKNIDDRNVWRKTALHIAAEYGHGELINLLLSHGAAINASDSSKDTALHCACRAGHLSAVSALLNWARAEKANLLAVNSLRKTPLQVAGFSKTENQAQILALLKKKMLIK; this is translated from the coding sequence ATGCATTCAAGCAGCCTGTTTACAAATCCATATGCAATTGAAGTCATAAGGACTAAAAAAGAAGAACTTGTACAAGGCATAAATGACCCAGACCAGCTCCTGCACTGGCTGATTGAAAATGGTATTTTCACCCCAGAAAAAAAGCTAGTCCTGAGTTTCTACAGGACACGAACAGCAAAGAACTCTCGAGTTTTAGACATGCTCATTTCTCAAGGTGAACGAGCCTGCAGGCTCTTTTTTTATCCATGTTTAAAGCAAGTGGAGCCAAAACTTTACAGCGAGATAAGAAAATACGTCAGTGAAGTAAATGAAAGCATTGGAGATGCCAGAAGACGGTTGGTTGGGTATTTACTTGAAAAAGATAAAGTTTGGTTTGCAAATAGCAGCAAACAGCACCAGGGCAAAAAAGACAGATCTGGGGGACAAAAGTACAGAGGGGCTAttaagaagaaaggaaaagtaacTCCACTTTCAAGGGCAACAAAGCCTAGAAAagatcctgctgctgtccacatTTTTGCTGCAGTTGCTAAAGGCTTCCTTCCAGAGTTAGAGAAAACACTGAAGGAGAGTGATCTCAATGTGCTCAACCATTCCAATGAAACACTTCTGCATGTTGCAGCTGCTCATGGCCATCTATCCATCATGGAGTATTTGCTCAGCAGAGGTGCAAGGACAGGAGTGAAGGATGGGAAAGGGAGaacagccctgcacagggctgCTGAGAAAGGCCATGGAGGTGCAGTCCAGGTGCTTCTCCGGGGTGGTGCTTCTATGCACGCTGTGGATATGGAAGGCAAGACACCACTTCACTGGGCTGCAGAGAATAACCACAGCCACATATTGAAGATGCTCCTGAAAGAAGAggcaaggagctgcaggaatcAGCACAACTTTTTACACATGGCAGCTCTTAGAGATGAGACCACCCTGGCCAAAATGCTTTTAGAGGCTGGTGCCTCCACTGAAGGAAAGGATGAGAGAGGACAGAGTGCTCTCAATTATGCTGTTTCTCAGGGATCTGAAAACACTGCAAAAGTGCTTCTAGAAGCCGGAGCCACTGTTGATTCCAGCACAGTTGAAAGAGCCTTTAACAGCAACCACCCATCCATCTTCGAAATACTACTGGAATATTCTAAAGATCTGCCTGCTGACATCATGGAGTCAGCTCTTTTTAGAGCTGTACAGAAGAATCTGCACAGTGTTGTAGCAGCTTTGATTGACAGAGGCACAGATATCAATGCCCACAACAAAATGCATTTCACTCCTTTGCTGCTGGCCTGTGAAATGGGCAAAGCGGAGTCAGCAGAAGTTCTGATAGAAAAAGGAGCAAACTTGGGAATAAGGACTCCTGCTGCAGACACAGCTTTGCACCTGGCAGTGCAGGCTGGGGCTGCTTCCATCGCAGGTCTGCTCCTGAGCAAGGGGATGGACACAAACCTCAGGAACCGAGCCGAGGAAACACCGCTCCACGCTGCTGCGCTCCAGAATAACAGAGCACTTGTTGGTCTTTTAGTCAATGCTGGGGCCAGGATTAACGCTGTCACTAAAGACTTTGCTACTCCCCTGCACATGGCAAGTCAGAGAGGTCACGCTGATGTTGCCCGACAGCTGCTGCACCACAAAGCTCATGTTAATGCTCAGGACAAGCAGGCAAAGTCCCCTTTACAcctggctgctgagcagggacacaaAACACTGGCAGAGATGCTCCTGAAGGCCCGAGCTGATCCCAACAcacaggacaaggagaagaaGACTCCCCTGCACGCTGCAGCTCTGAGAGGACACCTCAGCATTGTGGAAGTGCTGTTGGCTAACAAAGGGAGAGCTGGAGCTAAGGACATGGATGGATGCACCCCACTGCACTATGCCACCATGAAAGGAAACACAGACATCGTAAAAGCTCTCCTGGCctccaggaaaaataaaaatattgatgaCAGAAACGTTTGGAGGAAGACAGCCCTGCATATTGCAGCAGAGTATGGACATGGAGAGCTGATAAATCTTCTCCTGAGCCATGGGGCTGCCATCAATGCCTCGGACAGCAGCAAGGACACTGCCCTGCACTgtgcctgcagggctgggcacctCAGCGCTGTCAGTGCCCTCCTCAACTGGGCACgagcagaaaaagcaaatttacTTGCTGTGAACAGCCTCAGAAAGACTCCACTGCAAGTAGCAGGATTTAGTAAGACAGAAAACCAGGCTCAAATTTTAGCActgttgaaaaagaaaatgttaataaaataa